A stretch of Arcobacter arenosus DNA encodes these proteins:
- a CDS encoding tripartite tricarboxylate transporter TctB family protein: MALSKEKIANSIVILCLAAFVLWYGVDTHNASSSLENIVLILPIVAITLCLCIYEFFTQNDMKVKEEEKESISSVIPVIILFTLYILSLEYLGFDIGTVLFLGLFLFFHGESRFPWILGYSLVYGFIIAYFFSQMLPYPMPMMILPTDY, encoded by the coding sequence ATGGCTTTATCAAAAGAAAAAATAGCTAATAGCATAGTAATACTATGCTTAGCTGCTTTTGTATTGTGGTATGGCGTTGATACACATAATGCCTCAAGCAGTTTAGAAAATATAGTTCTTATTCTTCCTATAGTAGCTATTACTTTATGTTTATGTATTTATGAATTCTTTACACAAAACGATATGAAAGTAAAAGAAGAGGAAAAAGAGAGTATATCTTCGGTAATTCCTGTAATAATTCTATTTACATTATATATTTTAAGTCTAGAGTATTTAGGCTTTGATATTGGTACTGTACTTTTTTTAGGATTATTTTTGTTTTTCCATGGTGAAAGTAGATTTCCGTGGATTTTGGGTTATAGTTTAGTTTATGGTTTTATAATTGCATACTTTTTTTCACAGATGTTACCATATCCTATGCCTATGATGATACTACCAACAGATTATTAG